The following coding sequences are from one Lolium rigidum isolate FL_2022 chromosome 6, APGP_CSIRO_Lrig_0.1, whole genome shotgun sequence window:
- the LOC124664710 gene encoding chaperone protein ClpB1-like, whose amino-acid sequence MDSPDTTVQVSGCGGRVLLLPFPGMQGHANPMLQLGRRLAYHGLRPTLVLTRQPKFSKSNGRLKKVINEAENSRGKIILFIDEMHMLIGAGSVGGPWGTNDAANMLKPALARGRIRCVGATTFDDYRKYIENDGALERRFQKVHIAEPSMQATIAILRGIKQQYEQHHGVEIQDATVAAAAQLAGRYITGRHFPDKAIDLIDGACSTAKKMMQIDNQDEEVDAVKKTIIVMPNHVAEVVSRWTGIPVTALDQDEKDRLIHLADRLHERVVGQDEAVNLVAEAVVRSRAGLDHPGQPIGSFLFLGLTGVGKTELAKALAEQLFGSEKTMVRIDMSEYVGSGAVARLIGAAPSCIGYEDAGQLTEQVRRRPYSVVLFDEVEKADALVLNVFIQLLDDGVLTDGKGRTVDFKNTIIIMTSNLGAEHLTAGMAGESTMESARDLVMKKVCEYTTGIRQYADGLRPSA is encoded by the exons ATGGACAGCCCCGACACCACCGTCCAGGTCAGCGGCTGCGGCGGGCGCGTGCTGCTGCTGCCGTTCCCGGGAATGCAAGGCCACGCCAACCCGATGCTGCAGCTCGGCCGCCGTCTAGCCTACCACGGCCTGCGCCCCACCCTTGTCCTCACCCGCCAGCCAAAGTTTTCCAAATC CAATGGTCGTTTAAAGAAAGTAATAAACGAGGCGGAGAATTCACGAGGCAAAATAATTCTCTTCATCGACGAGATGCACATGCTGATTGGTGCCGGTAGCGTCGGTGGCCCATGGGGAACCAATGATGCTGCCAACATGCTGAAGCCGGCGTTGGCTCGTGGTCGTATCCGTTGTGTGGGCGCGACGACTTTTGATGATTACCGCAAGTACATTGAGAACGATGGTGCACTCGAACGACGGTTCCAGAAAGTGCATATTGCAGAACCGAGCATGCAGGCGACCATTGCCATTCTGCGGGGCATAAAGCAGCAGTATGAACAGCACCATGGCGTGGAAATCCAAGATGccactgttgctgctgctgcacaGCTTGCTGGACGCTACATCACTG GTCGTCATTTTCCTGATAAGGCTATTGATCTGATTGATGGGGCGTGTTCTACTGCAAAAAAAATGATGCAGATTGACAATCAAGACGAGGAAGTGGACGCTGTGAAGAAAACAATCATTGTTATGCCAAATCATGTCGCGGAA GTTGTGAGCCGATGGACCGGAATTCCTGTCActgcgcttgatcaagatgagaaGGACAGGTTAATCCACCTAGCGGACAGACTTCATGAGCGAGTTGTTGGCCAGGATGAAGCGGTAAATCTGGTTGCAGAAGCAGTGGTACGTTCCAGGGCTGGCCTTGATCATCCTGGCCAACCCATAGGATCATTCCTCTTCTTAGGATTGACTGGTGTTGGAAAGACAGAGCTTGCAAAGGCTCTTGCGGAGCAACTATTTGGCAGCGAGAAGACGATGGTTCGCATTGACATGTCTGAATATGTTGGGTCTGGAGCTGTGGCACGCCTCATTGGAGCAGCACCAAG CTGCATTGGCTATGAAGATGCTGGACAACTGACTGAACAAGTGAGGAGGCGCCCATACAGTGTCGTCCTTTTCGATGAGGTGGAGAAGGCAGATGCCTTGGTGCTGAATGTTTTTATTCAACTCCTTGACGATGGTGTGTTGACTGATGGCAAAGGACGGACCGTAGATTTCAAGAATACTATCATCATCATGACCTCAAATCTAGGAGCAGAGCACCTAACTGCAGGAATGGCTGGAGAAAGCACAATGGAATCTGCAAGGGACCTTGTGATGAAGAAGGTTTGTGAATACACTACAGGAATCCGGCAATATGCCGACGGCctacggccctcggcgtag